In Prunus dulcis chromosome 2, ALMONDv2, whole genome shotgun sequence, a single genomic region encodes these proteins:
- the LOC117619566 gene encoding phosphatidylinositol 4-kinase gamma 3 has translation MSIASVALSPVYEESFNFPCNFTGQYGPFSGDSILIYLSVGGSVVPMCVTESDSIASVKLRIQASKGFFVKKQKLVFEGRELARNNSCVRDYGVTDGNLLHLVLRLSDLQAITVKTVCGKEFEFHVERSRNVGYVKQQIAKKGKGFVDPKDQELTCDGEELEDQRLINDICKSNDAMIHLLVRKSAKVRAKPIEKDFVVSIEALNLNGEKTALVRDFAECQVVERSPLQREFLLEPLIVNSKIELSLGIKRLIYSTSGGLEGGNEPVQSSEGSGGAYFMQDSSGLKYVSVFKPIDEEPMAANNPRGLPLSLDGEGLKKGTRVEEGALREVAAYILDHPRSGPRTFYHDEKGFAGVPPTVMVKCLHRGFNHPEGYEYASKNVKIGSLQMFMKNNGSCEDMGPRAFPVHEVHKISVLDIRLANADRHAGNILVSREGEEGQIVLIPIDHGYCLPENFEDCTFDWLYWPQAHQPYSSDTLEYIKSLDAEQDIELLKFHGWDLPPESARTLRISTMLLKKGAERGLTPFAIGSIMCRETLKKESVIEQIIQEAQEAELPGTSEGAFLESVSSIMDRCLDELIY, from the exons ATGTCTATTGCCAGTGTAGCTCTTAGTCCTGTGTATGAAGAATCTTTTAACTTTCCCTGTAATTTCACCGGCCAATATGGTCCATTCTCTGGTGACTCGATTTTGATATACCTCAGTGTTGGTGGGTCTGTAGTTCCGATGTGTGTAACAGAGTCGGATTCCATTGCTTCAGTGAAACTGAGAATCCAGGCCTCTAAAGGTTTCTTTGTGAAGAAACAGAAGCTAGTTTTTGAAGGAAGAGAATTGGCTAGGAACAATTCATGTGTCCGGGACTATGGGGTAACAGATGGGAACCTATTGCATTTGGTACTGAGGCTTTCAGATCTCCAAGCTATTACTGTTAAGACTGTATGTGGCAAGGAGTTTGAATTCCATGTTGAGAGGAGTAGAAATGTAGGTTATGTGAAGCAGCAGATTGCTAAGAAGGGGAAAGGTTTTGTTGACCCCAAGGATCAAGAACTGACATGTGATGGTGAGGAGCTCGAAGATCAGAGACTCATTAATGACATCTGCAAAAGTAATGATGCTATGATTCACTTGCTGGTTAGGAAATCTGCTAAAGTTAGGGCTAAACCAATAGAGAAGGATTTTGTAGTATCTATTGAGGCATTAAATTTGAATGGGGAGAAGACTGCTTTAGTAAGGGATTTTGCAGAATGTCAGGTTGTAGAGAGAAGTCCATTGCAAAGAGAATTCCTTCTGGAACCTCTAATTGTAAATTCTAAGATTGAATTGTCATTGGGGATTAAAAGGCTAATTTACTCTACTTCTGGTGGGTTAGAGGGAGGCAATGAGCCAGTTCAGTCTTCAGAGGGATCCGGAGGAGCTTATTTCATGCAAGATTCATCTGGTCTGAAGTATGTTTCTGTCTTTAAGCCAATTGATGAGGAGCCAATGGCAGCAAACAACCCTCGGGGGTTGCCCTTGTCACTTGATGGTGAAGGTTTGAAGAAGGGTACACGCGTGGAAGAAGGGGCACTGAGGGAAGTTGCTGCTTACATTTTGGATCATCCAAGGAGTGGGCCTCGTACATTTTACCACGATGAGAAGGGATTTGCTGGAGTTCCCCCCACAGTTATGGTCAAGTGCTTGCACAGAGGATTTAATCATCCAGAAGGTTATGAGTATGCTTCCAAGAATGTGAAGATTGGGTCGCTGCAGATGTTCATGAAGAATAACGGAAGTTGTGAGGATATGGGTCCTCGTGCTTTCCCAGTGCATGAGGTACACAAAATTTCTGTTTTGGACATAAGGTTGGCAAACGCAGATAGGCATGCTGGAAACATATTGGTCAGCAGAGAGGGTGAAGAAGGGCAAATTGTGCTTATTCCGATTGATCATGGATACTGCTTGCCTGAAAAC TTTGAAGATTGCACATTTGACTGGCTTTACTGGCCTCAAGCTCACCAACCTTATTCGTCTGATACCCTTGAGTACATCAAATCACTAGATGCTGAACAAGATATCGAACTATTGAAGTTTCATGGATGGGACTTACCACCTGAGAGTGCCCGCACCCTCCGTATTTCCACCATGCTTCTGAAGAAAGGTGCAGAGAGAGGACTGACTCCCTTTGCTATTGGAAGCATCATGTGCAGGGAGACCTTGAAGAAGGAATCTGTCATCGAGCAGATCATTCAAGAAGCACAAGAAGctgagctcccaggaacaagTGAAGGTGCATTTCTCGAATCTGTGTCTTCAATCATGGATCGATGCCTTGATGAGCTTATATACTGA
- the LOC117619567 gene encoding probable pectinesterase/pectinesterase inhibitor 34 produces MGYGRLQPSDPGGSSRHHVEDQPQNSLSSLSNSNPNNKKKLILISLISAALILASAVSAVLLLVARSKASPQSSGPHLKPTQAISDACAKTQFPALCVNSLLDFPGSVHASEQDLVHISFNMTLQHLSKALYLSSSISYLQMDPHSRSAYDDCLELLDSSIDALSRSLTSVGPGAAAPASTQDVLTWLSAALTNQDTCGEGLSQVSGPVKSEMDTRLRDLSELVSNCLAIYSAIGAGDDFSGVPIQNRRRLLNSMERDIMGDNADVSRDLPRWLSSRERKLLSVPVSQIQADIIVSKDGNGTYNTIAEAIKKAPEYSSRRIVIYVRAGRYEENNLKVGRKKTNLMFIGDGKGKTVITGGRSVSNNITTFHTASFAATGAGFIARDITFENWAGPGKHQAVALRIGADHAVVYRCSINGYQDTFYVHSNRQFIRETDIYGTVDFIFGNAAVVFQNCSIYARKPLPSQKNTITAQNRKDPNQNTGISIHACRILATSDLEAAKGSFPTYLGRPWKLYSRVVYMLSYIGDHVHPRGWLEWNTTFALDTLYYGEYMNSGPGGAVGQRVNWPGYRVITSPVEAGKFTVAQFIYGSSWLPSTGVAFLAGLSV; encoded by the exons ATGGGCTACGGCAGACTCCAACCGTCGGACCCGGGAGGCTCCTCCAGGCACCACGTGGAGgaccaaccccaaaactcacTCTCGTCTCTCTCCAACTCCAaccccaacaacaaaaaaaagctCATCCTAATCTCCCTCATCTCCGCCGCTCTCATTCTCGCCTCCGCCGTCTCCGCCGTCCTCCTCCTCGTCGCCCGCTCCAAGGCCTCCCCCCAATCCTCCGGTCCCCACCTCAAGCCCACCCAGGCCATCTCCGACGCCTGCGCCAAGACTCAGTTCCCCGCCCTCTGCGTCAACTCCCTCCTCGACTTCCCCGGCTCCGTCCACGCGTCCGAGCAGGACCTCGTCCACATTTCCTTCAACATGACGCTGCAGCACCTCAGCAAAGCCCTCTACCTCTCCTCCTCTATCTCCTACCTCCAGATGGACCCGCACTCCCGCTCCGCCTACGACGACTGCCTCGAGCTCCTCGACTCCTCCATCGACGCCCTCTCCCGCTCCCTCACCTCGGTGGGCCCCGGCGCCGCAGCCCCTGCATCCACCCAGGACGTGCTGACTTGGCTGAGCGCGGCACTCACTAATCAGGACACGTGCGGGGAGGGGCTCTCTCAGGTGAGTGGGCCCGTGAAGAGCGAGATGGACACGAGGCTCAGGGACTTGTCGGAGCTCGTGAGCAACTGCCTCGCGATCTACTCTGCAATCGGCGCCGGCGACGATTTCTCTGGGGTGCCGATTCAGAACCGGAGGAGGTTGCTGAATTCGATGGAGCGAGACATCATGGGAGATAATGCGGATGTCTCGCGAGATTTGCCGAGATGGCTGAGCAGTAGGGAGAGAAAGTTGCTGTCTGTGCCGGTGTCGCAGATACAGGCCGACATCATTGTCTCGAAAGACGGCAACGGAACGTACAATACGATCGCCGAGGCGATCAAGAAGGCGCCTGAATATAGTTCTCGCCGGATCGTTATTTACGTGAGGGCAGGAAG GTACGAAGAGAATAATTTGAAGGTTGGGAGGAAGAAAACCAACTTGATGTTCATTGGAGATgggaagggcaaaacggtgaTTACAGGTGGGAGGAGCGTTTCTAATAACATCACCACATTTCACACGGCAAGCTTCG CGGCAACTGGAGCTGGTTTTATTGCACGGGACATAACGTTTGAGAATTGGGCCGGGCCCGGCAAGCACCAAGCCGTAGCCCTCCGAATCGGGGCCGACCACGCCGTCGTCTACCGCTGCAGCATTAACGGATACCAAGACACATTTTACGTCCACTCGAACCGCCAGTTCATCCGCGAAACCGACATTTACGGAACAGTCGACTTCATTTTCGGCAACGCCGCCGTAGTTTTCCAAAACTGCAGCATCTACGCCCGCAAGCCCCTGCCATCTCAGAAGAACACGATCACCGCCCAAAACCGAAAGGACCCGAATCAGAACACGGGCATTTCGATCCACGCTTGTCGGATCCTCGCCACCTCCGATCTAGAGGCGGCCAAGGGTAGCTTCCCGACGTATCTGGGCCGTCCGTGGAAATTGTACTCGAGGGTCGTGTACATGTTATCGTATATTGGCGATCACGTACATCCACGTGGATGGCTCGAGTGGAATACCACTTTTGCCCTTGACACGCTGTACTACGGTGAATACATGAATTCTGGCCCGGGCGGGGCAGTGGGGCAGCGGGTGAACTGGCCCGGGTACAGGGTGATTACCTCCCCGGTGGAGGCTGGTAAGTTTACGGTTGCACAGTTTATATATGGGTCGTCGTGGTTGCCGTCTACCGGGGTGGCATTCTTGGCCGGGCTTTCAGTCTAA
- the LOC117619568 gene encoding O-acyltransferase WSD1-like isoform X1, protein MYHEKTQALLKSEIDIIKKPQDMEPETKVAATCRHDEPITNEDPLSLSPASRLFHSPQFNCYIVIVMGFQTGINPDVVKAGLKETLYHHPRFSSKLENKDSKGGKKRWIRVSVNEEDHVFVPNLDSNTDHPDQFVEDYISNLTTAPLDLSKPLWEVHLLNVKTSYAEAVAVFRLHHSMGDGASLMSLLLACTRKTSDPDALPTVPTKTRADSSSNSSWFWWFILAIWSGITLIWNTLVDMMLFIATLVFLQDTKTPIKGAPGVELTAKRFVHRTVSLDHIKQVKNAMGMTINDVVFGVTQAGLSQYLIRRYAGQNEKDEGSKQKRSNLPKNIRLRANVLSNLRPTVGIQALADMMARKSKARWGNRFGYILIPFTIALQDGPLDYVLQAKAVIDRKKHSLEAFCTYLIANVLIKIIGAKAAGAIAHRVISHSTLSFSNLVGPLEEISFYGHPITFMAPYVYGHPHALHLHFQSYVDKMTICLTIDPDVIPDPNKLLDDLEESLKLICDAVLDRGLTKEEVV, encoded by the exons ATGTATCATGAAAAGACACAAGCTTTGTTGAAAAGTGAGATCgacataattaaaaaaccaCAAGACATGGAGCCAGAGACAAAAGTTGCAGCTACCTGCAGACATGATGAGCCAATCACCAACGAAGATCCTCTAAGTCTAAGCCCGGCATCCCGTCTGTTTCATTCCCCGCAGTTCAACTGCTACATCGTTATAGTCATGGGTTTCCAGACAGGAATCAATCCAGACGTTGTTAAAGCTGGTTTAAAGGAAACCTTGTATCATCATCCTCGCTTCTCTAGCAAGCTG GAGAACAAGGATAGCAAAGGTGGAAAGAAGAGATGGATCCGAGTATCGGTAAATGAAGAAGACCATGTTTTTGTTCCAAACTTGGATTCAAATACAGACCATCCTGATCAATTTGTAGAAGACTACATTTCAAACCTTACCACAGCACCTCTTGACCTTTCCAAGCCATTATGGGAGGTACATCTCCTCAATGTTAAAACCTCGTATGCAGAAGCTGTTGCAGTGTTTCGGCTTCACCATTCAATGGGTGATGGTGCATCTCTCATGTCACTTCTTCTAGCGTGTACTAGAAAAACATCTGACCCAGATGCATTGCCTACTGTTCCCACCAAGACTCGGGCGGATTCTTCAAGTAATTCGAGCTGGTTCTGGTGGTTCATATTGGCTATTTGGTCTGGAATAACACTGATATGGAACACTTTAGTGGATATGATGCTGTTTATAGCAACACTTGTATTTTTGCAAGACACAAAAACTCCTATCAAAGGTGCCCCTGGTGTTGAGCTCACTGCCAAGCGCTTCGTGCATCGGACAGTCAGTTTGGATCACATAAAGCAAGTGAAGAACGCAATGGGGATG ACTATCAATGATGTTGTATTCGGAGTGACACAAGCGGGTCTCTCGCAGTATCTGATCCGCAGATATG CAGGCCAAAATGAGAAAGATGAGGGATCAAAGCAGAAGAGGAGTAATCTTCCGAAAAACATCCGCCTGAGAGCAAATGTTCTCTCTAATTTAAGACCAACTGTTGGAATCCAG GCTCTGGCTGATATGATGGCTAGGAAGTCCAAGGCTAGGTGGGGTAATAGGTTCGGATATATTCTTATCCCCTTCACCATTGCCCTACAAGATGGTCCACTGGATTATGTTCTTCAAGCCAAAGCCGTCATTGATCGAAAAAAGCACTCACTTGAAGCTTTCTGCACATACTTAATTGCCAACGttttaatcaaaattataGGAGCTAAG GCTGCTGGAGCTATAGCGCACAGAGTTATTTCTCATTCCACACTATCATTCTCAAACTTGGTTGGTCCCCTTGAAGAAATTAGCTTTTACGGCCATCCAATAACTTTCATGGCTCCTTACGTTTACGGACATCCTCAT GCATTGCATTTGCATTTCCAAAGCTACGTTGATAAAATGACGATTTGCTTAACCATCGACCCGGACGTAATACCCGACCCTAATAAGTTGTTGGATGATTTAGAGGAATCTCTCAAACTCATCTGTGATGCTGTTTTAGACAGAGGGCTCACCAAGGAAGAAGTTGTCTAG
- the LOC117619568 gene encoding O-acyltransferase WSD1-like isoform X2, translating into MYHEKTQALLKSEIDIIKKPQDMEPETKVAATCRHDEPITNEDPLSLSPASRLFHSPQFNCYIVIVMGFQTGINPDVVKAGLKETLYHHPRFSSKLENKDSKGGKKRWIRVSVNEEDHVFVPNLDSNTDHPDQFVEDYISNLTTAPLDLSKPLWEVHLLNVKTSYAEAVAVFRLHHSMGDGASLMSLLLACTRKTSDPDALPTVPTKTRADSSSNSSWFWWFILAIWSGITLIWNTLVDMMLFIATLVFLQDTKTPIKGAPGVELTAKRFVHRTVSLDHIKQVKNAMGMTINDVVFGVTQAGLSQYLIRRYGQNEKDEGSKQKRSNLPKNIRLRANVLSNLRPTVGIQALADMMARKSKARWGNRFGYILIPFTIALQDGPLDYVLQAKAVIDRKKHSLEAFCTYLIANVLIKIIGAKAAGAIAHRVISHSTLSFSNLVGPLEEISFYGHPITFMAPYVYGHPHALHLHFQSYVDKMTICLTIDPDVIPDPNKLLDDLEESLKLICDAVLDRGLTKEEVV; encoded by the exons ATGTATCATGAAAAGACACAAGCTTTGTTGAAAAGTGAGATCgacataattaaaaaaccaCAAGACATGGAGCCAGAGACAAAAGTTGCAGCTACCTGCAGACATGATGAGCCAATCACCAACGAAGATCCTCTAAGTCTAAGCCCGGCATCCCGTCTGTTTCATTCCCCGCAGTTCAACTGCTACATCGTTATAGTCATGGGTTTCCAGACAGGAATCAATCCAGACGTTGTTAAAGCTGGTTTAAAGGAAACCTTGTATCATCATCCTCGCTTCTCTAGCAAGCTG GAGAACAAGGATAGCAAAGGTGGAAAGAAGAGATGGATCCGAGTATCGGTAAATGAAGAAGACCATGTTTTTGTTCCAAACTTGGATTCAAATACAGACCATCCTGATCAATTTGTAGAAGACTACATTTCAAACCTTACCACAGCACCTCTTGACCTTTCCAAGCCATTATGGGAGGTACATCTCCTCAATGTTAAAACCTCGTATGCAGAAGCTGTTGCAGTGTTTCGGCTTCACCATTCAATGGGTGATGGTGCATCTCTCATGTCACTTCTTCTAGCGTGTACTAGAAAAACATCTGACCCAGATGCATTGCCTACTGTTCCCACCAAGACTCGGGCGGATTCTTCAAGTAATTCGAGCTGGTTCTGGTGGTTCATATTGGCTATTTGGTCTGGAATAACACTGATATGGAACACTTTAGTGGATATGATGCTGTTTATAGCAACACTTGTATTTTTGCAAGACACAAAAACTCCTATCAAAGGTGCCCCTGGTGTTGAGCTCACTGCCAAGCGCTTCGTGCATCGGACAGTCAGTTTGGATCACATAAAGCAAGTGAAGAACGCAATGGGGATG ACTATCAATGATGTTGTATTCGGAGTGACACAAGCGGGTCTCTCGCAGTATCTGATCCGCAGATATG GCCAAAATGAGAAAGATGAGGGATCAAAGCAGAAGAGGAGTAATCTTCCGAAAAACATCCGCCTGAGAGCAAATGTTCTCTCTAATTTAAGACCAACTGTTGGAATCCAG GCTCTGGCTGATATGATGGCTAGGAAGTCCAAGGCTAGGTGGGGTAATAGGTTCGGATATATTCTTATCCCCTTCACCATTGCCCTACAAGATGGTCCACTGGATTATGTTCTTCAAGCCAAAGCCGTCATTGATCGAAAAAAGCACTCACTTGAAGCTTTCTGCACATACTTAATTGCCAACGttttaatcaaaattataGGAGCTAAG GCTGCTGGAGCTATAGCGCACAGAGTTATTTCTCATTCCACACTATCATTCTCAAACTTGGTTGGTCCCCTTGAAGAAATTAGCTTTTACGGCCATCCAATAACTTTCATGGCTCCTTACGTTTACGGACATCCTCAT GCATTGCATTTGCATTTCCAAAGCTACGTTGATAAAATGACGATTTGCTTAACCATCGACCCGGACGTAATACCCGACCCTAATAAGTTGTTGGATGATTTAGAGGAATCTCTCAAACTCATCTGTGATGCTGTTTTAGACAGAGGGCTCACCAAGGAAGAAGTTGTCTAG
- the LOC117618459 gene encoding O-acyltransferase WSD1-like — protein sequence MPKYWFFGVVLDLSGNTAQTAASKALIDRKKHSLEAAAAYLTANLLTKLLGAKGCGAIAHRVLSNSTFSNLVGPLEEVSFYGHPVAYIAPNVYGYPHGGFLASKSSALTPDAIPDPYKLLDDFEESLKLIRDAVVVEKGLTMEAAV from the exons ATGCCCAAGTATTGGTTTTTTGGAGTTGTTCTGGACCTAAGTGGAAACACAGCTCAAACAGCTGCAT CCAAAGCCCTCATTGATAGAAAAAAACACTCACTTGAAGCTGCTGCCGCATACTTAACTGCCAATCTCTTGACAAAATTATTAGGAGCTAAG GGATGTGGAGCTATAGCACACAGAGTTTTATCTAATTCCACATTCTCAAACTTGGTTGGTCCACTGGAAGAAGTTAGTTTTTATGGCCACCCAGTTGCTTACATTGCTCCTAATGTTTATGGCTACCCTCATGGAGGTTTCCTTGCCTCCAAATCTTCC GCGTTGACCCCAGATGCAATACCTGATCCTTATAAATTGTTGGATGATTTTGAAGAATCACTCAAACTCATCCGTGATGCTGTTGTTGTAGAAAAAGGGCTCACCATGGAAGCTGCTGTCTAG